The genomic segment CCACGCACCGGCTGCGACCCCGCGACGGTGAAACCGAGGGCAAACGTCTCGACGTCATTGCTTCCACGCACCATGACCGTCACGCAGCAGTGGATTACCAACAACTGGCGTCTCACTCGATCCGAACCGTGCGCGATGGCCTGCGCTGGCATCTTATCGAAAAAGCGCCGGGATACTACGACTGGGCAAGCTTCCTGCCGATGCTCGAAGCAGCCAATGACACCCGCACCCAGATCATATGGGACTTGCTGCATTATGGCTGGCCCGATGATATCGACATCTGGTCACCGCATTTCGTCACACGTTTCGCAAAGTTCGCCGCAGCCGCAGCACAGCTCGTGAAAGACCACAGCGACGCCGTCCCCTTCTATTCGCCGGTCAATGAAATCTCGTTCTTCTCCTGGGGCGGCGGCGACGCTGCCTATCTCAACCCCTTCGCAAACGGGCGTGGTTTCGAGCTCAAAGTCCAACTCGCCCGCGCAGCCATCGCCGCCATGGACGCCATCCTGGTGGTGGAACCCCGCGCCCGCTTCGTTCACTGCGATCCCGTCATCAACGTCATAACCGATCCCTCCCGCCCATGGGAACGCGGTGTGGCTGAAGGCCACCGCCAATCGCAGTTTCAGGGCTGGGATCTGCTGTCAGGCCGCATGTGGCCGCAGATCGGTGGCCACGAAAAATATCTCGATATCGTCGGCGTCAATTACTACCACAACAACCAGTGGATCCACGGCGGCCCACCCATCGACATGGACCACCCGCTCTACAAACCCTTCAGAACAATCCTGACTGAAACCTACGCGCGCTACGGCAAGCCCATCTTCATTGCTGAAACCGGCATAGAAGGCGACCGCCGCGCCAGCTGGATGAGCTATATTCAACAGGAAGTCACCGCCGCCATGAAATGTGGCGTGCCGGTAGAAGGCATCTGCCTATACCCCATCGTCAACCACCCCGGCTGGGACGACGACCGGGCGTGCGAGAACGGGCTGCTGGCGGCGCAATTTACGGACGGCAAGCGAGACGTTTACGAGCCGTTGGCAAAGGCTTTGAAGTTTTCTGCTGGGAAATGAGTGGTAGCGGGAGAGGGACTTGAACCCCCGACACGCGGATTATGATTCCGCTGCTCTAACCACCTGAGCTACCCCGCCACAGAGGGACGTGACAGTCGTGTAACTGTCCGTCCATCAGGATGAGCGGCTTATAAGGTGCCGCTCCCTTTGGTGTCAAGCGCAAGATGCGCAAAAACGTCGCTTTCTCTCTTGCGGCGAAAACCTGAATGGTTTCAGGCTGCAACCGGGTTTTGTAACAGCGCTTTCAGCGATGCCTCGGCTTCCGGTGAACGCTCAGAGCGCTCGATGAACCCGCCGCCATAGACGCGGGCGTCTGCGCCGGGGGCGGAGTAGAGAACGCAGGCTTGGCCGGGGGCAACGCCTGCTTCACCGATTGAAAGATCGACGTAAACGCCCTTTTCATCCACATGCAACACAGCTTCGGCTGGCGGACGGGTGGACCGCACCTTGGCGAAGCAAGCAAAGCCCTCACCCGCGTCACTGGTCAGATCGCCATCACCCAGCCAGTTCATGTCACGCAGATAGACACGGTGTGTCTCCAGCGCCTCGCGTGGGCCAACCACAACGCGGCGGCCACGGGCATCGAGGTGCACGACGTAGAGCGGCTCACCGGTCGCCACGCCTATGCCGCGGCGCTGGCCGATGGTGTAGTGCACGATGCCATCGTGGCGACCCAAAACGCGGCCATCGAGATGGACGATATCGCCCACCAGAGCGGCATTCGGCTTCAGCTTGTTGATGATATCGGTATATTTGCCCTGCGGTACGAAACAGATGTCCTGGCTGTCGGCCTTCTTGGCGACGACGAGGCCCATCTCTTCGGCGAGCTCACGCGTTTCAGCCTTGGAGAGACCGCCCAGCGGAAAGCGCAGATAATCGATCTGCTCCTGCGTCGTCGCAAACAGGAACCAGCTTTGGTCTCGGTCGCTATCGATTGGGCGGTAAAGTGCGCGGCGGTTGGGATGACCGGGCACAGGGTTGAGCCGCGAGCGGATATAATGGCCGGTCGCCAGCGCGTCCGCTCCCAGTTCCTGCGCTGTGGCGAGGAGATCGGCAAACTTGACCGTCTGGTTGCACGCAACGCAAGGCACTGGCGTTTCGCCCATGGCGTAGGCTTCGGCGAAGGGATTGATCACCGTTTCGCGAAATCGGGCTTCGTAATCTAGCACGTAATGTGGAATGCCCAGCGTTTCGCAGACGCGGCGCGCGTCATCGATGTCCTGCCCTGCGCAGCACGAGCCAGCGCGGTGGACGGCAGCGCCGTGATCGTAAAGTTGAAGGGTAATGCCGAGGACATCGTAGCCCTCGCGTTTCAGGATTCCGGCCACAACGGAGGAGTCCACGCCGCCGGACATGGCGACGACAATCCGGGTGTCTTCCGGCTTCTTATCAAAGTCGAGCGTGTTCACGTGTTTTCCAATCGTCAGTCATACCGGGGTTCAAGGCCCCGCCGCCTGTCGTATCCGGCTTAACCGGAATTAAGGTGCTGCGTATAGGAAAAAACGACCGAGAACGCAAGTAGAGGGCGGTGGACCGCCCTCTGCTGTTATTATTGCTGCGATGAATGGATCAGGCGCCAGCAGTCTTCTGACCATTGCCCAGCCACTTGTCACGCTCGCGCCACAGGGCAGGCAGCGACAGAAGGGCCACACCCACCAGCGCGATGATAGTCTTTTCCACCTGCGTCAATTCTGCGGTACGGCCATCAAGGTAGTAGATGCCGTAGACGATGGCGACGTGCCAAACGTAGACCTGAAGCGAGTGGCGACCCAGAAGCTGAAGAAACTTCAGCGACAGAACCCAGATCACCGCGGCAGCGGCCTTCTGCACCAGCGGGTTGTGGTGCTTCGGACCAGCAATCAGCAACCATGTCAGGCCAACGCCGACGGCAAGGAAGTTGATCAGGTATACAGGGCCGAAGTCAGCACGGATTTCCATGGTGGAGAATTTGCCCATCATGAATTCCGGCATCAGGTTCCACGCCGTTGCAATGCGCAACGGTACGAAGAACAGGCACACGAGAAGGGCTGCCTTGGCAATCCAGCTACGCTGTGGCGAGAAGATCTTCGTCCACGCGATCTTGTTCTGAGCCGTCATCGCACCCATCACCAGAGCCGAGTAGAACACCAGCTGCCAGCCGAAGAGATTGAAGCTGACACGAATGCCTTGCTCGTCGGCACCCTTCACCAGTTCGTTCAAAGGGGTCGTGAAAAGCTGCTGCAAACCAAGCTGACCGGCCATCCACACCAGAAGCGAACCGGCCATCACGTAGGCCCACTTGCCGTCGAGGCAAAGCTTCACCAAAATCGGCGCGAAGATCATGTAGACGATATACTGCGGCAGAATATCCATGAAGGTCGGCTGGAACAGGAATGTCGCGATGGCAGCGAGACGCAGAGGATCGTCAAACGACGTCATGCCGAGCCAGTTGTACCAGATGTACGGCGCATGCGGGATGATCATCCGCACGAACAGCACGGCGATGACGAGGCCCATAGCGTATTTGTAAAGCTCGAGAGCACGGCTCCAGATCATGTCGCGACCGGCTTCATAGCCATACTTCATCATCTTGCGGGCATAGACCATGCCTATGAGAAGACCGGAGAGAAAAACAAAGCCTTGCGCGTCTTCCACGAACGCAAACTGCCGGTGATTGATTTCCATCAGCCACAGGCCACCGGCGAAAACGAGGTGGTTGATAAGCATGAAGACGAGAAAATACCCGCGCATCCCATCGATCAGGTCGAAGCGTTTCATCTAGATTGCTCTCCATACTCGCAGGCACCTGTAAGACAGGGGTGCCTGATCCGAACGACTGAATGGCCCTTGGGATGCCACTCAAACTTGGACCGTGAACGCGATTTCTAAGCTACGGTTCCGCCAAAAAGAACGATTTGCTGCTCGCGACAGTTTCACATTGCTGTGTTGCGCCTTGGTTAGAGCGGCTAGACTGAACGTCGGATGAATGAAAAAAGGCGATTGCGTGGACCAACTGCGGCACACGGGATCAGCCTGGAATGGGCCATATCGGTGAAAGCCTGCCCCACAAGGGCTTACAAAAAGATGTGGCCGGTGCAGGATTGATGCCTGCACCGGCCACAATTAAAGCGAGTTTTTTTATCGGTTCAGGCAGCGGCCTGAATGGCGGCGACCTGCCATGGCGAACCATCGTGACGAACGAATGTCCACATCTCCACCGATTCTTCCGGCTTATGCTCGTCGCCCTGAACCACCTTGCCTGTGTTACGATCGCGCATGATGTCGATAGCGGAGTAACGCATCGCAACAGTTGCGTAATCCTTGCCCTCCTCATGCCAGGCTTCGGCAACATCGCCCTGCAACAGCGTCACATCGCGAACGTCGTTCTTGACGCCGCTCGTGGCATTGTCGCTCAGTTCTTCCGCGAGGTAGGACATGGCTTCGGGCGTCGTCAACTGGCGAAGCGCGCTGTAGTCCTCGGCAGCATAGGCAGCCTGTACGTTTTCCAGCGTCTTCTGGAAGGTTTCGAGATCGCCCTGTGTCACGCCGATTTCATCACCCTCAGATGCCGCATTGGCATGTGCCGGGCCGCGTGGCGTCATGGCCGCAGCAGCAGCGGTTGCGCCCACGGCTGCACCTGTCGCCTTGGAACCCATCTGCGGGATTTTAAACCCGCCGAAAGAACCCTGATTGTTCTGGGAAGCCGACTGATCGTTACGGGCCGAGTTGGAGCCTGTGACGCCGCCGAAAGCGGGCTGGCCCTGACGGCGCGATGCGAAGAAGCGCATGGCGAGCATGACGAGACCACCGATCAAAAGAGCCTGGATCAACAGACCGAAGAAACCGGCCATGCCGCCAAAGCCGCCACCCATGAGCATGCCGAACAGGCCACCCATCAACAAGCCACCCATGAGACCGCCCATCATGCCACCGAACATACCGCGGCTCTGCTGCGGAGCCTGGGCCGTATTAGGACGTGCTGCATTCGGCTGTGTCGCCTGATTGGTATTCGGCGTCATGCTGCGGTTGATCGGCGCGGACTGCCCGGGTGCGGTGTTCGTGGCAGGCGGCGCGGAGAACGTTCTCGTTCCACGGCTACCAAAACCACCACCGGCACGTCTTGCTTCGGCCATGTCAACGGCGACGAACGAAACGGCGATCCCGAGTGCGGCAACCGCAAACAATCCTTTAAAGCGCCTGAAGGCAGCGAACATCGTCTTCTCCTATTACACCGCCCTCCCATTGAGCGGCTCTTGACGGTCGATATAGCAACTATGGATCATCATTTTTAGGGGAATGGCATAAAATTTTTCGTGATATGCAACCCTTGGTAATTGTAAGCGCGATGATACAAAAAACCCGGCAGAGAATTTCTCCTCTGCCGGGTGATGATGGTTCTCGAATGTCTGCCCGAATGCTCAGTCGACGTTGAAGGACAACGACTTGACCTGACGGATGGCTGGGTTGGCGCGCAACTTGTCCAGCACGTCTTCGGACACGGGACCATCGACGTAAAGAAGCGCGATGGCGTCGCCACTTTCCTTCTCCCGGCCCAGCTGGAAGTTGGCGATGTTGACGCCCGCTTCACCAAGCGTCGTGCCCATGAAGCCGATCATGCCGGGAACGTCGGTGTTGGTGATGTAGATCATGTGCTGACCGACATCGGCATCCATATTGATGTTCTTGATCTGGATGAACCGTGCCTTACCATCCGAAAACACCGTGCCGGCAACGGAGCGGACCTGATTTTCGGTCTTCACGGTCAGCTTGATGAAGCCGTCGTAAACGCCGGTCTTGTCGCGCTTGACCTCGGAAAGGATGATGCCCTTTTCCTTGATCATGATTGGCGCGGAAACCATGTTGACGTCAGACACCTGCGGGCGGATGAGACCGGCCAGCAGTGCCGATGTCAGCGCCTTTGTGTTCATGCTGGCGGTTGCGCCATCATAGAGGATTTCGATTTCCTTGGTGGCGCTCTCCTGCACCTGACCCACGAAGGAGCCGAGAACGTCGGCCAGCTTGATGAACGGCTTCAAGCGTGGAGCTTCGTCGGCGGTGATCGACGGCATGTTGATGGCGTTGGAAACGGCACCCTTGACGAGGTAATCCGACATCTGTTCTGCAACCTGAAGCGCAACGTTTTCCTGGGCTTCCGTTGTCGAGGCGCCAAGGTGCGGCGTGCAGACGACGTTTGGCAGGCCAAACAGCGGGCTTTCGGTCGCAGGCTCGACCTCGAACACGTCGAAACCGGCACCAGCGACATGGCCTGATTTGATGGCGTCGGCAAGCGCTGCCTCATCCACCAGACCACCACGGGCGCAGTTGATGATGCGAACGCCGGGCTTGGTCTTGGCAAGGTTTTCAGCACCCAGAATACCGCGCGTCTTGTCGGTCATCGGCACATGCAGCGTAATGAAATCGGCCTGTGCGAGCAACTCATCCAGCTCGACCTTGGTCACACCCATTTCCTGCGCACGCTCTGGCGACAGGAAGGGGTCATAAGCGAGAACATTCATCTTGAGACCGATGGCGCGCGAGCAGACGATGCCGCCGATGTTGCCCGCACCGATAACGCCCAGCGTCTTGCCGGTGATTTCGACACCCATGAACTTGGATTTTTCCCACTTGCCTGCCTGCGTGGAAGCGTCCGCAGCCGGAAGCTGGCGGGCAACGGCGAACATCAGCGCAATCGCATGTTCGGCTGTCGTGATGGAGTTGCCGAATGGCGTGTTCATCACGATGATGCCGCGACGCGAAGCGGCAGGAATATCGACATTATCGACGCCGATACCGGCGCGACCGATGACCTTGAGGTTGGTCGCAGCTTCGATCAGCTTTTCCGTTGCCTTGGTGGCGGAACGGATGGCCAGACCATCGTAGTTGCCGATGATTTCGGCCAGCTTGTCCTTGTCCTTGCCAAGCTTTGGCTGGAAATCGACGTCTACGCCGCGATCGCGGAAGATTTGGACGGCGGTTTCCGACAGTTCGTCAGATACGAGTACGCGAGGTGCCATGGTGTGGGCTCCTTGAAAAGGGTTCAGTCTTGAAAGCGAAAATACGCGGCCCTGCCGTGGCAGGGCCGGAATGGATCAGGCCGCAGCCTTGAAGGTCGCAGCCTTCTGCGTTTCGAATGCCCACTTCAGCCAAGGCATGACGGCCTTCATATCAGCCGTTTCGATGGTCGCACCGGCCCAGATGCGAAGACCTGATGGAGCATCGCGGTAAGCACCGATGTCCAGCGCGACGTTTTCCTTTTCGAGAAGGGCAACCATGCCCTTGGCGAAATCGGCCTGCGCGGCGGCGTCTAGAGCGGCAACATCCTTGCAGACGATCTTGAGGCAGACGGAGGTGTTGGAACGCGTTTCGTCAACGACAGCCAGATTGGCGATCCAGTTATGCTCGGCCACGAAGTCGAAGATGACTTTCGCATTGGCATCCGCACGGGCCATGAGGGCGTTCAGACCACCGAGGTTCTTCGCCCACAGCAGCGCATCGATATAGTCTTCGACGCACAGCATGGATGGCGTGTTGATGGTTTCGCCGGTGAAGATGCCTTCGATCAGCTTGCCGCCAGATGTCATGCGGAAAATCTTCGGCAGCGGCCAGGCCGGTACGTAGGTCGTCAGACGCTCGACGGCGCGTGGCGACAGAATGATGACGCCATGGCCGCCCTCGCCGCCCAGAACCTTCTGCCAGGAGAAGGTAGTGACGTCGAGCTTGGAGAAGTCCATGTCTTGCGCAAATGCGGCAGAGGTCGCATCGCAGATGGTCAGACCCTTGCGATCAGCGGGAATAAAATCGGCGTTTGGAACGCGAACACCCGATGTGGTGCCGTTCCAGGTAAAGACCACGTCACGGTCGAAATCGATGGTGGAGAGGTCTGGCAGAACGCCGTAGTCGGCTTCTACTCTGCGCACGTCCTTCAGCTTCAGCTGCTTGACGACATCGGTCACCCAACCGGCACCGAAGCTTTCCCACGCCACCATTTCGACGCCGCGTTCACCGAGCAGCGACCAGAGCGCCATTTCAACGGCGCCGGTGTCGGATGCAGGAACGATACCGATGCGATAATCGGCGGGAACATTCAAAACGTCACGGGTGAGATCGATGGCCTGCTTCAGCTTGGCTTTGCCAACCTTGGC from the Agrobacterium vaccinii genome contains:
- the mnmA gene encoding tRNA 2-thiouridine(34) synthase MnmA — its product is MNTLDFDKKPEDTRIVVAMSGGVDSSVVAGILKREGYDVLGITLQLYDHGAAVHRAGSCCAGQDIDDARRVCETLGIPHYVLDYEARFRETVINPFAEAYAMGETPVPCVACNQTVKFADLLATAQELGADALATGHYIRSRLNPVPGHPNRRALYRPIDSDRDQSWFLFATTQEQIDYLRFPLGGLSKAETRELAEEMGLVVAKKADSQDICFVPQGKYTDIINKLKPNAALVGDIVHLDGRVLGRHDGIVHYTIGQRRGIGVATGEPLYVVHLDARGRRVVVGPREALETHRVYLRDMNWLGDGDLTSDAGEGFACFAKVRSTRPPAEAVLHVDEKGVYVDLSIGEAGVAPGQACVLYSAPGADARVYGGGFIERSERSPEAEASLKALLQNPVAA
- a CDS encoding OpgC family protein, which produces MKRFDLIDGMRGYFLVFMLINHLVFAGGLWLMEINHRQFAFVEDAQGFVFLSGLLIGMVYARKMMKYGYEAGRDMIWSRALELYKYAMGLVIAVLFVRMIIPHAPYIWYNWLGMTSFDDPLRLAAIATFLFQPTFMDILPQYIVYMIFAPILVKLCLDGKWAYVMAGSLLVWMAGQLGLQQLFTTPLNELVKGADEQGIRVSFNLFGWQLVFYSALVMGAMTAQNKIAWTKIFSPQRSWIAKAALLVCLFFVPLRIATAWNLMPEFMMGKFSTMEIRADFGPVYLINFLAVGVGLTWLLIAGPKHHNPLVQKAAAAVIWVLSLKFLQLLGRHSLQVYVWHVAIVYGIYYLDGRTAELTQVEKTIIALVGVALLSLPALWRERDKWLGNGQKTAGA
- the serA gene encoding phosphoglycerate dehydrogenase — encoded protein: MAPRVLVSDELSETAVQIFRDRGVDVDFQPKLGKDKDKLAEIIGNYDGLAIRSATKATEKLIEAATNLKVIGRAGIGVDNVDIPAASRRGIIVMNTPFGNSITTAEHAIALMFAVARQLPAADASTQAGKWEKSKFMGVEITGKTLGVIGAGNIGGIVCSRAIGLKMNVLAYDPFLSPERAQEMGVTKVELDELLAQADFITLHVPMTDKTRGILGAENLAKTKPGVRIINCARGGLVDEAALADAIKSGHVAGAGFDVFEVEPATESPLFGLPNVVCTPHLGASTTEAQENVALQVAEQMSDYLVKGAVSNAINMPSITADEAPRLKPFIKLADVLGSFVGQVQESATKEIEILYDGATASMNTKALTSALLAGLIRPQVSDVNMVSAPIMIKEKGIILSEVKRDKTGVYDGFIKLTVKTENQVRSVAGTVFSDGKARFIQIKNINMDADVGQHMIYITNTDVPGMIGFMGTTLGEAGVNIANFQLGREKESGDAIALLYVDGPVSEDVLDKLRANPAIRQVKSLSFNVD
- a CDS encoding phosphoserine transaminase, with amino-acid sequence MTDIVKPDTRPGNAHFSSGPCSKRPGWSLEALADAPLGRSHRAKVGKAKLKQAIDLTRDVLNVPADYRIGIVPASDTGAVEMALWSLLGERGVEMVAWESFGAGWVTDVVKQLKLKDVRRVEADYGVLPDLSTIDFDRDVVFTWNGTTSGVRVPNADFIPADRKGLTICDATSAAFAQDMDFSKLDVTTFSWQKVLGGEGGHGVIILSPRAVERLTTYVPAWPLPKIFRMTSGGKLIEGIFTGETINTPSMLCVEDYIDALLWAKNLGGLNALMARADANAKVIFDFVAEHNWIANLAVVDETRSNTSVCLKIVCKDVAALDAAAQADFAKGMVALLEKENVALDIGAYRDAPSGLRIWAGATIETADMKAVMPWLKWAFETQKAATFKAAA
- a CDS encoding Tim44 domain-containing protein, giving the protein MFAAFRRFKGLFAVAALGIAVSFVAVDMAEARRAGGGFGSRGTRTFSAPPATNTAPGQSAPINRSMTPNTNQATQPNAARPNTAQAPQQSRGMFGGMMGGLMGGLLMGGLFGMLMGGGFGGMAGFFGLLIQALLIGGLVMLAMRFFASRRQGQPAFGGVTGSNSARNDQSASQNNQGSFGGFKIPQMGSKATGAAVGATAAAAAMTPRGPAHANAASEGDEIGVTQGDLETFQKTLENVQAAYAAEDYSALRQLTTPEAMSYLAEELSDNATSGVKNDVRDVTLLQGDVAEAWHEEGKDYATVAMRYSAIDIMRDRNTGKVVQGDEHKPEESVEMWTFVRHDGSPWQVAAIQAAA